In a genomic window of Allomeiothermus silvanus DSM 9946:
- a CDS encoding carbohydrate ABC transporter permease: MTHRSSLSKARPETIRPNTLWLLGPAMLVLIIWTQIPFLLTIYHSFRRFDLLNPERQGYVGFGNFVSLLTDSIFWTSIGNTLVLVGAVLVVTIVVGLFLALLFYQDFPGRALARTLVISPFFVMPVVSALIWKNMLMHPVYGLFAWAAQIFGQKPVDWLAAYPMQSIVAMVSWQWIPFALLLILTGLQSLSKEQLEAAKIDGASAWQEFRYIIVPHLAQTLSVVVMLETIFLLTIFAEIYASTSGGPGLATTTLPYLIYLKAFAEYRIGVAAAGAVFAVILANIVAIFVLRLIGRNLQATKGGMG; this comes from the coding sequence ATGACCCACCGATCTTCCCTCTCGAAAGCCCGACCTGAGACGATCCGTCCTAACACCCTCTGGCTGCTCGGCCCGGCGATGCTGGTGCTCATCATCTGGACTCAAATCCCCTTTCTCCTGACTATTTACCACTCGTTCCGCCGTTTTGACCTCCTCAACCCCGAGCGCCAGGGCTATGTAGGGTTTGGAAACTTTGTTTCGCTCCTTACCGACTCAATTTTCTGGACTTCGATAGGGAATACCCTGGTGTTGGTGGGTGCGGTGCTGGTGGTAACGATTGTTGTCGGTCTATTTCTGGCGCTCCTTTTTTATCAGGACTTTCCCGGCAGGGCTCTGGCCCGGACCTTGGTGATCTCGCCGTTTTTCGTCATGCCGGTAGTCTCGGCCTTGATCTGGAAAAACATGTTAATGCACCCGGTATACGGCTTGTTTGCCTGGGCTGCGCAGATCTTTGGACAAAAGCCGGTGGACTGGTTGGCGGCCTACCCCATGCAGTCCATCGTGGCGATGGTCTCGTGGCAGTGGATCCCCTTCGCCCTGCTTTTGATCCTGACCGGGTTACAATCGTTGTCCAAAGAGCAGCTCGAGGCCGCAAAAATCGATGGGGCGAGCGCCTGGCAGGAGTTCCGCTATATCATCGTGCCGCACCTGGCCCAAACCCTGAGCGTGGTAGTAATGCTCGAGACCATCTTTTTGCTCACCATCTTTGCCGAGATTTACGCCTCGACCTCGGGCGGGCCGGGCTTGGCTACCACCACCCTGCCCTACCTGATCTACCTCAAAGCCTTTGCCGAGTACCGCATCGGGGTGGCCGCGGCAGGAGCGGTGTTTGCGGTAATTTTGGCAAACATCGTGGCCATTTTCGTACTGCGCTTGATCGGGCGCAACCTGCAAGCCACGAAAGGGGGTATGGGGTGA